Below is a genomic region from Raphanus sativus cultivar WK10039 chromosome 4, ASM80110v3, whole genome shotgun sequence.
TGTCTTACTCAGTTTCTTAAATGAAATTGTTGCAATATATtagagattaagaaaaaaatcagccgttaaataaaattttgatttcctATAAAAGTACTCCATAAGCAATTTTATGAATgctttaatgtattttaatcatatttatctacaaaaattaaaattacaaactATTAAAAGTTACCATGTTTTTGtcgatataaatatttatcataaagaTCTTACAATATAATCGTATTAACATAACATATAAACAACCTTATTTGGTCAAATGAGCTCTCGAATAATAAATAATTGGGCCAGTAAGAAAAAAAGCTATCAATAATTGCTTAAAAGCATgtggtcttcttcttcatttgaTGAATTATTAAACCACTGAAACAGAAACGATCCGAATTATTACATGTTAGTCGTCGCGTTTTGTATTTACACGGTTCAGGCGGACTCAACTCGGACCACCGCGTGATCAACATATTCTCGTCCGCATTGTGAAACGGCGATTCCTGGATCCATGAACGACAGACCTTTTTCCCCAGTCTCCAGATATCTTCCCCCTTATCCTTCCAATCGAATTTCCTATCAATTGACATTATATTGCTTGCTTCTTCAAATAGGTTGCTTTCTGCCTTTCTTATCTGATGTCATCTTCTTCAGAAATTTTTTGACCTAGAGAAGCATAAAAATTATAGGTCCTCTAGCGTCTAATTGTTAAACTGGCTCATCCCTAAACGTAGCCATAAACTTCTCATCGTCTGGTCACTACAGAAACTTCTTCTTCTCGGGACTTTACTGAAGTGTCCCGTACAAGAGGGCTGATGTGTAACTATCGTGCATCGTATGTAAAAACAGGCAAcgtacatatacatatattgatTAAAGAGGTGTGATTGAAAGGTTGTGTTGTTTGAGAATGTAATGATTCATGAAAGATGACATATACGAAGCAGGGGCGGAGGCAGAGAGAGACATGTGGGGTCAGGTGACCCCAGTAGAATTTggggaaatttttttttggtatatttttttctaaaattctataatatttaagTAAAATTTGGTATTTGACCCCATTAatctatgtaaaattttatctgtcccactaatattttttttttagaaaaaattgttgtaataacatatatattaaatctaagtattaactttatatataatgatcccgatcaaaaatatttttagcttCGCCACTGTACGAAGGGATGGTTGTTTGAGATTGAAACGATTAGGAAAAGATGCCAAATACGAACATTTGTGATGACGTAAGCTATTTAGTGCAAGAAAATTATATAGCCCTTAGATCAAAAATAAGGAGCAAGCATGACCATTagatcaaactttttttttcctataaaaaaatgatgacatcatcaattaacaaaaacaggtttgctattatatatatattagcttTTTGAagccttatttttttttttgttaaagaaaactaaaagaGAATCGAGAAAGGAGAGGGCCTAGAAGGAGAGGAGCGAGTCAGATTGTTTGGAAAGAAAGCTAACAGGGAATCTGATCGAGATGGGAAGTTGGCGGGGCAAGAGAAGAGAATCGAGcgaaagaaacaacaacaagaagaagtcATAGAGAAAAGAATCTGAACTCTTTTTTATAGGTAAAGTGGGTAGCTTTGACTTTGTGGAGTTCAGAGGACGAGTTGATTAATATCCCGACCAAAACACATTGTTCAAAGTTGTCTCTTCTCTCTTAGTTGGACCGAACCGGTTCggttagataaataaattttaacaccAATTTCATGTCAAGGTTGTAAATGCTCTCAATaatgttgtgttttttttttattatgacagttttttttaattttttgtcttTTGCAGAATAGTTTTGTGATTAGAAAGAGAATTtgattgaaaatttatattactggagacaacattaaaaaaaaaaaatttagtttttacattttaCATTTAGACAAAAAATAAACCTGTGTTTCAAAAACGcatgtcaaaatctagttagaaatattaatttatcatatctaaactaaatatttaaaaaaaacttccagaattatatatatttatatataaatacgAAAATTCTATGCATACTTTATTAACATCAGAGTTTAGATGAACGAAGATGAAGATTTGAGATTCAGCTCGAGAGATgaacgaagaagatgatgaaagaaAGTTTGTTATTTCTTCTTATCTCAAACTGTACAACTGTaaagtgtgtatatataaacCGGTTAAGCAAAAGGAAACTTAACCAATTCTCAATAACCATAATAAACCGGACTACTACTAATACACCCCCCTCAAGTCTTTATCATTGAAGCATCAGGAAGATAAAGACTTGACACAGACATGCGTTGAAGAAGAGAGTGGAATGGTCCAGGATGTAGAGGCTTAGTCaatatatctgccaactgattcCCTGTAGAAACGTGAAACGTCTTGAGGCATCCAGCCTTGATCTGATCACGAACAGTATGGCAATCGATCTCGATGTGCTTGGTGCGCTCATGGAAAACAGGGTTGGTGGCAATGTGAATGGCAGATTTGTTGTCACAATAGAGCTTAGCAGGACCAGTAGGAGTGACCAACAAATCTCGAAGCAGCTGGTTGATCCAAATGATCTCACAAGTAGCCAAAGCAAGACTTCGATATTCGGCTTCAGTACTACTGCGGCTAACCACTGCTTGTTTCTTCGACTTCCAAGAAATCAAAGAAGAGCCAAGATAGACACAAAAGCCGGTGATAGATCGTCTAGTCTCCTTGCAAGTTGCCCAATCTGCATCAGCAAAAACATTCAAGCAAAGCTCCGAGTTCGCAGAGTACATAAGTCCTTGGCCAGGATTGTTCTTAAGATAACGAAGTATCTTATGAGCTGCTTGTAGATGCGTATCAGTTGGAGCTGAAAGGAACTGACTCAACTGATGTACGACAAAGGTAATATCAGGTCTTGTTATCGTGAGATACAAGAGACGACCAATGAGCTCTCTATACGCAGTTGGCGATGGCAACAGAGTACCCATATCTTTAGTAAGATGTAGTGTAGGATCCATCGGAATGGAGCTCGGCTTGCAGCCTAACAAACCAGCATCTTCCAATAGTATTAACGTATACTTACGCTGACACACCGAAATCCCCTCAGATGAACGCGCTATCTCCAATCCAAGAAAGAAACGAGCAGGACCAAGGTCTTTAATCTTGAATTCTGACCGAAGAAGGGATTGAAGATCAGCTACTGCAGTAGGATCATTGCTGACAAtcatgatatcatcaacatataccaatGCAGCAACATAGGAATCACCCACACACTTGACAAACAAAGTGTTATCTGCAGGAGACTGAATAAAGTTGGCGCCCAAGAGAACAGAGGAAAAGCGTTTGTACCATTGTCTAGACGCTTGTTTCAAGCCATAGAGTGACTTCCGGAGGCGACAAACTGGATTATGAGGCAAAACAACACCAGGAGGAGGAGTGTATCCTTGCGGTAAACGCATATAGATCTCTTCATCAAGATCGCCATGTAAGAAGGCATTAGATACATCCATCTGAGTCAAGCTCCATCCTTTAATAGCAGCCAATCCAAGAAGCAATTTGACACTCGTAAGCTTCGCAACAGGAGAAAATGTATCCATAAAATCGATCCCTTCCTGTTGAGTAAAACCTTGAGCCACAAGGCGAGCTTTAAAACGCTCAATGGTACCATCTGCgttatacttgatggtgaaaaCCCATTTACAACCAACAACATTCTTGCCTGCAGGGAGAGTAACAACATCCCAAGTCCTATTTTCCTCCATAGCATCAAGTTCCACATTTGCAGCCTTCTTCCATTTATCAGATAACATGGCCTGTTTGAAGGTTTTAGGCTCTGTTTCTAAAGAATATGTATGAACAGCAGCTTGGAAAACAGGGTTTAAACGATCATAAGAGATCACTGAAGAAATGGGATAAGGCGTTTTAGGAGTAGCTggaaaagaagaggaaagaATAGAAGCAAAAGGAACAAGAAAACAATGATTTTGAGAAGGAGGTGTTCGAGGTAAACGACAAGAAGTTGAAGTAATGGTTTGAACAGAAGCACAATGATATTGGGACAGATAAGCGGGAGCTCTAGTCGTTCGTTTAGGCCTAGACACATGAGATAAATCTGCATCAACATTCTCTGGACTATGAACTTCAGTGTTATGAGTGTGTGCTCatgaagcagaagaagaagtagaCACAGAAGCAGGCACAACAGGCGAGACAGATGGATGATGATCAGAAGTAGAACTATCATTATCAAAGGAAAAAGGATGAGACTCAACAAAATGCAATGGCACAGATAAAGGTAAAATTGTATTTGGAAACATGTCAACACTTTTAGAAAGCAAGTTAGATGTTTTAAAAGGAAATACTTGCTCTTTGAAAACAACATTTCGAGAAATGATAACAGAATGAGACTCCAAATCTAACACTTTATAGCCTTTAAAACCTGAAGGATAACCCAAGAAAACACAAGGTATAGCACGAGAACTGAACTTATTTCTAGCCTTTACCTTTGTCGATGCAAAACAGAGACAACCAAAACTCCTAAGAAGCATGTAATCAGGACACTTACCAAGCAATTTTTCAAAAGGAGATTTGTTATCTAGCAAGGGAGATGGCATACGATTGATCAAAAACACTGCAGTCATTATACAATCACTCCAATATTCAAGAGGGACATTTGATTGAAACAGTAAAGCCCTAGCAACATTCAATAAGTGTTGATACTTGCGTTCAACAACAgaattttgttgtggtgtatatgcacaagaaaaataatgaatcaTACCCTGTTCTTTGATCAAATCAGTAAAAGCCAACTGAGGAGCATTATCAGAACGAATTGCCTTGATCTTTGAATGATATTGAGTCGAAACATGCTTAAGAAATAATGGAAATATCACTGAAACTTCTCATTTATTTCGCAACATGTAAATCCAAGTGGTTCTAGTACAATCATCAACTAAAGTAAGAAAGTAACGATATCCCTCAACAGACTCAACACTAAAAGGACCCCATATATCAAGATGAACTAAATCAAATGGAGCAGACGCGAGATTGTTGTGGGAGACATACGCAAGACGCTTCTGCTTTGCAAGAGGACAAATGGAACAAGGAGAAAGCTCAGACGAAACACGCTTGAAACTTGGTAAAGAAGTTGAAATCTTTTGAAAAACACTTGATGAGGGATGTCCCAAATGTTGATGCCAAATGAAACTATCAGGAGAAACCATGCCACATAACAATGTTTCTTTAGATGCAACAGGATGATCAGTATCGAGAATGTACAGATTGTTGTAAAGACTACCCTTCCCAATCATCAAGCCCTGAGAAAGATCCTGGATAAGACAACCATTAGGAAAGAAATGAGCAGCACAAGTCAAAGTTCGAATCAAACTACTCACACTAATCAGGTTGAAACAAAAATCAGGAACAAGCAGAACATCATACAAAATCAATGAATCAGTGATTTTTATAGTACCAACATGAGTAATGGGAACCTTACTATCATTCGGAAGTGTCACAGTGACAGAGGAAACTGAGACAAAACTATCAAACATATCTATGCTCGAACAAACATGACTAGAAGCTCCACTATCTATTATCCAAGAGTCATGTGGGACTAAAGATGGAAGAGTTGAAAGAGAATGATTTTGGTAACAAAGAATTTGGTTTTGAACAGTAAGGTTGATACTAGGAAAAGGTATAGTACCAGAAGAGGAAGATGGATCCATATGACCATGTTCTGTTATTGTTGCTCGTGGAAGAGAATGACTGGAGGAAGGAACTTGATTCTCTGAAGCTCGGACATGGGAGTTGAACTGTGCAATAAGATGTTGAAGTTGTTGTGGAGTAAAGCTCTGCAGATTCATATTCATGCCTCCACTAGTCAACTGAGGAAGAGCTGTAGGAACAGAGGAGTAAGAACAAGTGTCCTTATCAACGCACACAGAAGCAACTGCATTTGATACCGGAGCGGTCACTTGTGGAGACGATGCAGCAGGCTTTGGTTGAGAAGAAGCATTCTTGGAACCATATGATCGATATCCAGGAGGAAATCCATGAAGCTTGAAGCACTTCTGCACTGTATGACCAATCTTTCCACAATGAGTACAAACTGGTTTCTGATAAGCTCTACCAGCATTGTAAGCAGCAACATAAGCCTGATCAGCTACAAGAGTAGACTGAGGAGCAACCGAAGTCTGAAACGCAACATTATCAACTGCAGTAGCAGGACGAAGAGTGCGTTGCCTTTCATCTTGTGCAACAATGTTGAAAGCCTCTTCAATAGTAGGAATGGGCTTTAACATCAAGATATGTCTTCTCGTCTGCTCATAAGACTCATTAAGTCCCATTAGAAACTTCGTGACCCGACTACGATGCTGTATCTTCTCCCATAAAGCAGCAGCATCACATTCGCACTTCCCACATGTACAAACCGGAAGCTCCACAAAGTTTCGATGCTCTTCCCAGAGAGTAACCAACTCAATATAATAGGCAGAAACATCCAGAGATCCCTGCTCTATTTTACTCAATCGCTGTTCAAGATCATAGATTCTAGGAGCATCATCTTGCTTAAACCGAGAGATCAAATTATTCCAGATTCCTTCAGCAGTAGAAATGAATAACAAACTCTGACCAATTTTCTTAGATACAAAgttcatcaaccaggtagcaaCTAAGTCGTTACAACAAGACCAAGCACCATAATCTCTATGCATAGAAGGCGGTTTAGCAATCGTACCATCAATAAATCCGAGTTTGTTACGGACGTTCAAAGCCATTCGTACCGAGCGACGCCAAGAATGAAAGTCAGAAGAAGTCGTCAAGCGATCTGAAACAAGAGTCAATCCAGCATGATCATTACTGTGTAAGTAATAGGGATTCTCATAATGATCGGATGAACGACGCGATGAATCCTTAGATGTAGCAGGTGATGAAGGCGCCATGAGAAACGAATCGAGAAACGAAAGAAAGCGATCAATGAAGAGTAACAAGCAAGATCCAAACGCAACCGAGAACTCCAGAGAAAAGATCGCAAATCGCCAGAAATAGAGTATAGAAGAACCGCGAAAGCGAAACCAAAGGGAGACTCATTTGTACGATGAGATCGAGCTGAGAAAACGAAGCGGAAAACGATTATCttcgctctgataccatattaacATCAGAGTTTAGATGAACGAAGATGAAGATTTGAGATTCAGCTCGAGAGATgaacgaagaagatgatgaaagaaAGTTTGTTATTTCTTCTTATCTCAAACTGTACAACTgtaaagtgtatatatataaaccggTTAAGCAAAAGGAAACTTAACCAATTCTCAATAACCATAATAAACCGGACTACTACTAATATACTTGTTAGGGTTTTGTGTTAACCTTTTGAAACAGAATCGTCGCCAGATCTGAGCTTCCGATTAGTAAAGCTTGTCATTGCGATGGAACATGAATGGTacgtggagtttcttagtttaGTTAATGGTTACTTTATCTTTTGATTtggatcctttttttttgcgTTTGTAGACACCCAACCCTAATATTTAAGAACACGTCCTAATTAAAACtcttatctatatatatatatatatacgtttcAATATATCCTTACAGCAAAACTGGTGGTGAAAGTTTGAGAAACGAAGAAGTCATGGACAGGATCAGTGAGTTGCCTAGAGGTTTGATTATACAGATACTATCTTCACTTTCAATAAAAGATGTCACAGCGACGAGTGTTTTGTCTAAGAATTGGAGATCTCTTTGGAAGATGGTGCCAAACATCAAGTTTGATTTTGGTTATGATCATGACAAAACTGAAAGCCATAGTTTCTTTTCAGAGATTGTTTGCAAGTCTTTGCTTTCATGTAGCTCTTCGGTTCTAGAGAGTCTCTATTTGGTAAATATATATGAATCTGAAGCTTCAGATGATATAGACATGTGGATGCGAATCGCATTTGCACGCATGTACGTAATTTAGTACTGGAGTTGCAATTGGATGATGAGTACGAAGGAGGCTTGATTAGATTTCCGAGTGTTTTCTGTAGCTGTAATAACACACTGGGAATATTGGAACTCAGTGGTATGTTATTGTTGGACTTTCCTTCTCGGGTCGGTTTGAAGTCCCTTAAAAAGCTGCGTCTTATATATGTGAAATTCAAAGATGAGGAATCTGTTTGCAACCTTTTATGTGGCTGCCCTATTCTCGAAGAATTGGTTGTGCACCGAAGGGGAATTTGTGATGCAGAGACTTTCACTATTGCGGTGCCATCATTACAGAGACTAACCATAGTCGATACCTTCCTAGGAAAAGTTAGAGAAGGCTATGTGATAAACGCCCCTTCTTTGAAATGCTTGAACATCACAGCTGGGGAGGTTAGATGGCTACGTCTATTTAAGCCACTAGTCATCAATCGGTATGGATTTTGTCTGATTGAGAATGCGCCAGAACTGGTGGAGACCAAAATCATAATTGGCTATATTGGTATACATGTACACAACGAGAACATTCTGGTCTCTTTAACTTCAGCCAAACGTCTTTCCTTGGATTTTTCGACCTTACAGATATACGATTTAAGGTTGAATTTTCTTTCGGCCTAAcatcaattattattttctatttactaATGTTTCATCCTGCACAGATCAAATGTCCTACAGGTATTAACTTCTATCA
It encodes:
- the LOC130511370 gene encoding uncharacterized protein LOC130511370 — protein: MAPSSPATSKDSSRRSSDHYENPYYLHSNDHAGLTLVSDRLTTSSDFHSWRRSVRMALNVRNKLGFIDGTIAKPPSMHRDYGAWSCCNDLVATWLMNFVSKKIGQSLLFISTAEGIWNNLISRFKQDDAPRIYDLEQRLSKIEQGSLDVSAYYIELVTLWEEHRNFVELPVCTCGKCECDAAALWEKIQHRSRVTKFLMGLNESYEQTRRHILMLKPIPTIEEAFNIVAQDERQRTLRPATAVDNVAFQTSVAPQSTLVADQAYVAAYNAGRAYQKPVCTHCGKIGHTVQKCFKLHGFPPGYRSYGSKNASSQPKPAASSPQVTAPVSNAVASVCVDKDTCSYSSVPTALPQLTSGGMNMNLQSFTPQQLQHLIAQFNSHVRASENQVPSSSHSLPRATITEHGHMDPSSSSGTIPFPSINLTVQNQILCYQNHSLSTLPSLVPHDSWIIDSGASSHVCSSIDMFDSFVSVSSVTVTLPNDSKVPITHVGTIKITDSLILYDVLLVPDFCFNLISVSSLIRTLTCAAHFFPNGCLIQDLSQGLMIGKGSLYNNLYILDTDHPVASKETLLCGMVSPDSFIWHQHLGHPSSSVFQKISTSLPSFKRVSSELSPCSICPLAKQKRLAYVSHNNLASAPFDLVHLDIWGPFSVESVEGYRYFLTLVDDCFKGYKVLDLESHSVIISRNVVFKEQVFPFKTSNLLSKSVDMFPNTILPLSVPLHFVESHPFSFDNDSSTSDHHPSVSPVVPASVSTSSSAS